In Halarcobacter mediterraneus, the following proteins share a genomic window:
- the uvsE gene encoding UV DNA damage repair endonuclease UvsE — MYRFGFFCSKSDNSLSTNRTMNLNNLNYENIEKKVAQNAKELIDLLEYSKSQDYPIFRLGNSFVPFISHKLFDMGWLDKLAPIFDKTKERLKDFDIRITIHPGQYTVLNSPKENVIENSLRELEMFFWLFDRLGIDDNGTVLIHGGGAYGDKVSAMERLIETIEKEDWLKQRLALENDERVYTADEILDVCQATKIPMVFDIYHHSLNLSEFNPKDILKTWGNKRPKVHLSSKGEGKFGNHADYIEAKDLFELENMFTEDTKNIDIMVEAKKKELAIQKLKENITNCNKKCS; from the coding sequence ATGTATAGATTTGGATTTTTTTGTTCAAAAAGTGATAATAGTTTATCAACAAATAGAACTATGAATTTAAACAATTTAAACTATGAAAATATTGAAAAAAAAGTAGCTCAAAATGCAAAAGAACTAATTGATTTACTAGAATACTCAAAAAGCCAAGACTACCCTATTTTTAGACTTGGAAATTCTTTTGTTCCTTTTATTTCCCATAAACTTTTTGATATGGGGTGGCTTGATAAATTAGCACCTATTTTTGATAAAACAAAAGAGAGATTAAAAGATTTTGATATAAGAATCACAATACATCCAGGACAATATACAGTTTTAAACTCACCAAAAGAGAATGTTATAGAAAACTCTTTAAGAGAATTAGAAATGTTTTTTTGGCTTTTTGATAGACTTGGAATTGATGATAATGGAACAGTACTAATTCATGGTGGTGGAGCTTATGGAGATAAAGTTTCTGCTATGGAAAGACTTATTGAAACTATCGAAAAAGAAGATTGGTTAAAACAAAGACTAGCTTTAGAAAATGATGAAAGAGTTTATACAGCAGATGAGATTCTTGATGTATGCCAAGCTACGAAAATACCAATGGTTTTTGATATATATCATCATAGCCTAAATTTAAGTGAATTTAATCCAAAAGATATACTTAAAACTTGGGGGAATAAAAGACCTAAAGTTCATCTTTCTTCAAAAGGTGAAGGTAAATTTGGGAATCACGCTGATTATATCGAAGCAAAAGACCTCTTTGAACTTGAAAATATGTTTACAGAAGATACTAAAAATATAGATATTATGGTTGAAGCAAAGAAAAAAGAACTTGCAATACAAAAGTTGAAAGAAAATATTACAAATTGTAATAAAAAATGCTCATAA
- the pdxH gene encoding pyridoxamine 5'-phosphate oxidase, translating to MPDLSKMRQEYVSKGLHKEDLEINPFKQFEKWFNQALEAELIEPNAFTLSTVGLDLKPSQRTVLLKMYDEKGFVFFSNYKSKKSHHIDENPNVSAHFAWLGLERQVRIEGKISKISKTASMKYFLSRPKGSQLGAWVSHQSQVVNSRSVLESKFDEMRKKFSKGEIPFPSFWGGYQIVPTYFEFWQGGLNRLHDRFIYELKDDETWDINRLEP from the coding sequence ATGCCTGACTTATCAAAAATGAGACAAGAATATGTTTCAAAAGGCTTACATAAAGAGGACTTAGAAATAAATCCTTTTAAACAGTTTGAAAAATGGTTTAATCAAGCTTTAGAAGCTGAACTTATAGAACCTAATGCCTTTACTTTAAGTACAGTTGGACTTGATTTAAAACCAAGTCAAAGAACTGTTTTACTTAAAATGTATGATGAAAAAGGTTTTGTATTTTTTTCAAATTATAAAAGTAAAAAATCACATCATATTGATGAAAACCCAAATGTCTCAGCTCACTTTGCTTGGTTAGGTCTTGAAAGACAAGTAAGAATTGAAGGAAAAATTTCTAAAATTTCTAAAACTGCTTCTATGAAATATTTTTTATCTAGACCAAAAGGTAGTCAACTTGGGGCTTGGGTTTCTCACCAAAGTCAAGTTGTAAACTCAAGAAGTGTTTTAGAATCAAAGTTTGATGAAATGAGAAAAAAGTTTTCAAAAGGAGAGATTCCTTTTCCCTCATTTTGGGGTGGTTATCAAATAGTTCCTACTTACTTTGAATTTTGGCAAGGTGGATTAAATAGACTGCATGATAGATTTATTTATGAACTAAAAGATGATGAAACTTGGGATATTAATAGATTAGAACCATAA
- a CDS encoding DUF2805 domain-containing protein — protein MKNVELNIEDKNRLIQMAWQDRTTFDGIKKEFKEE, from the coding sequence ATGAAAAATGTTGAATTAAATATAGAAGATAAAAACCGTTTAATACAAATGGCTTGGCAAGATAGAACTACTTTTGATGGAATAAAAAAAGAGTTCAAGGAAGAATGA
- a CDS encoding sirohydrochlorin chelatase, translating into MRKKGIIFIAHGSKKEESNKEFIEMVNKISQKDNNYDFIKPAFLELVTPDIKSVATEFIIKGAKRIVFYPFFLNSGKHVQIDIPNIIKDLREEAPEVNFELLPHFGKSQKIEEIILSDIN; encoded by the coding sequence ATGAGAAAAAAAGGAATTATTTTTATTGCCCATGGTAGTAAAAAAGAAGAATCTAATAAAGAGTTTATAGAAATGGTAAATAAAATTTCTCAAAAAGACAATAATTATGATTTTATAAAACCAGCTTTTTTGGAACTTGTTACCCCTGATATAAAAAGTGTTGCAACTGAGTTTATTATAAAAGGAGCAAAAAGAATTGTTTTTTATCCTTTTTTTCTAAACTCAGGGAAACATGTTCAAATTGACATTCCAAACATAATAAAAGATTTAAGAGAAGAAGCTCCAGAAGTTAATTTTGAACTTTTACCTCATTTTGGGAAATCCCAAAAAATAGAAGAAATCATTTTAAGTGATATAAACTAA
- the thiE gene encoding thiamine phosphate synthase gives MSERLKGLYVISDDILTPKNTILKQIEEALKGGAKIVQLRDKISKDEEIEELILKLQELCRRYQAIFILNDRIELAIKLKCDGLHIGKSDHHRVEEVRKDYKGILGISCYGNLDLAKEMERKNVDYVAFGSFFTSKTKPNAPTANKKIIKQAKEELKIPVCVIGGITSENSKELIKEGANMTAVISDIWKSTDIKKQCESYNFKI, from the coding sequence ATGTCTGAAAGATTAAAAGGTCTTTATGTAATTAGTGATGATATTTTAACACCTAAAAATACTATTTTAAAACAAATTGAAGAGGCTTTAAAAGGTGGTGCTAAAATAGTACAACTTAGAGATAAAATTTCTAAAGATGAAGAGATAGAAGAACTTATTTTAAAATTGCAAGAACTATGCAGAAGATATCAAGCAATATTTATTTTAAATGATAGGATTGAATTAGCTATAAAACTTAAATGTGATGGTCTTCATATTGGGAAAAGTGACCACCATAGAGTTGAAGAAGTTAGAAAAGATTACAAAGGTATCTTAGGAATTTCATGTTATGGAAACTTAGACCTTGCAAAAGAGATGGAAAGAAAAAATGTAGATTATGTAGCTTTTGGTTCTTTTTTTACTTCAAAGACAAAACCAAATGCACCTACAGCAAATAAAAAAATTATTAAACAAGCAAAAGAAGAACTTAAAATTCCTGTTTGTGTAATTGGTGGAATCACAAGTGAAAACTCTAAAGAACTTATAAAAGAAGGTGCAAATATGACAGCTGTTATAAGTGATATTTGGAAAAGTACAGATATAAAAAAACAATGTGAGAGCTATAACTTTAAGATATAA
- a CDS encoding ABC1 kinase family protein → MKQKDFEEIYNIAFKEKEIFKEFDKEPIASASIGQVHKAILQNDKKVAVKLRRKGIKQQVLADIKIINIFNSLFKPLFSSYTKNSIEAVISEFSKMIVEEVSLNQEFQNLKNFRKVYKKQKVKFPKPYKKHSCDDALVMSFEEGFRFDDKENIFKHNIDFKKIISNLVDFYTTQMLINGYFHADPHPGNLLVNKKGELILLDFGMVKTVPSEKRVAIIELIKAANEQDYESYINANKKLGTIAYEAPMSELTEFTSKMFDIFSNDNLDSESMQKLAFEILESTRDLPFKLPSDAIYILRVSAIIEGLGTTYIENFNGVKDILPILQKNLPKALGAKESISETIIEEIKDLPFIVKDFKTMIKKASEGSLEVELSRNQLEYIQESTKKQIKTYSISFAFFFGAIFYLLYGFEPKEISLVLFALGFIRILYK, encoded by the coding sequence ATGAAACAAAAAGATTTTGAAGAGATTTATAATATTGCTTTCAAAGAAAAAGAAATCTTTAAAGAGTTTGATAAAGAACCTATTGCTTCAGCTTCAATTGGTCAAGTTCATAAAGCAATTTTACAAAATGATAAAAAAGTTGCAGTAAAACTAAGAAGAAAAGGTATTAAACAACAAGTTTTAGCAGATATAAAAATAATAAATATTTTTAATTCATTATTTAAACCTTTGTTTTCAAGTTACACTAAAAATTCTATTGAAGCCGTAATCTCAGAGTTTTCAAAGATGATTGTTGAAGAAGTTAGTTTAAATCAAGAGTTTCAAAACTTAAAAAACTTTAGAAAAGTATATAAGAAACAAAAAGTAAAATTCCCAAAACCATATAAAAAACACTCTTGTGACGATGCTTTAGTTATGAGTTTTGAAGAAGGTTTTAGATTTGATGATAAAGAAAACATCTTTAAACATAACATCGATTTTAAAAAGATTATCTCAAATCTAGTTGACTTTTATACAACTCAAATGCTTATAAACGGATACTTTCATGCGGACCCACATCCTGGAAACTTACTTGTAAATAAAAAAGGTGAACTCATTTTACTTGATTTTGGAATGGTAAAAACTGTTCCTAGTGAAAAAAGAGTTGCAATAATTGAGTTAATAAAAGCTGCAAATGAGCAAGACTATGAAAGCTATATCAATGCAAACAAAAAACTTGGAACAATAGCTTATGAAGCACCAATGAGTGAACTTACAGAGTTTACATCTAAAATGTTTGATATTTTCTCAAATGATAATCTTGATAGTGAATCAATGCAAAAACTTGCTTTTGAGATTCTTGAAAGTACAAGAGATTTACCTTTTAAACTTCCAAGTGATGCAATTTATATTTTAAGAGTTAGTGCTATTATTGAAGGTTTAGGAACAACTTATATAGAAAACTTTAATGGAGTAAAAGATATTTTACCAATACTTCAAAAAAATCTTCCAAAAGCTTTAGGTGCAAAAGAATCAATATCTGAGACAATTATTGAAGAAATAAAAGATTTACCTTTTATTGTAAAAGATTTTAAAACAATGATAAAAAAAGCTAGTGAAGGAAGCTTAGAAGTAGAACTCTCACGTAATCAACTTGAATATATTCAAGAGTCAACTAAAAAGCAAATAAAAACTTATAGTATCTCATTTGCTTTTTTCTTTGGTGCAATTTTTTATTTACTATATGGTTTTGAACCAAAAGAGATTTCACTAGTACTTTTTGCATTAGGATTTATAAGGATTTTATATAAATGA
- a CDS encoding ABC transporter substrate-binding protein, with amino-acid sequence MMNLKIALEWFMNPDHLPFIAGVYTNAYLKEGLEVELIEPKEHYDGFKELTENKIDIHINEPIHLFEHYFEGIKSLGTFFETDGGVLVRKESVNKLKENKKFKITTPEANEITNRIGFEILNRYAKKEGFELDRKNIEFVQKDFWHINNLKEDETLDAAWLCFYNFEAIEASYEGFEFLFIDQKLSPYPNFSALELISTNETFEKKFRELNIFMKVTKDMMQRLQDVDFAKDVYYKFTEENKSELMDKIIEDTITRFNENFAPSDYQWKNLYSFLEELNIIKLTKKKYESIWYHN; translated from the coding sequence ATGATGAATTTGAAAATTGCACTTGAATGGTTTATGAACCCTGACCACTTACCTTTCATAGCAGGAGTTTATACTAATGCTTACTTAAAAGAAGGATTAGAAGTTGAACTTATTGAGCCTAAAGAGCATTATGATGGATTTAAAGAATTAACCGAAAATAAAATTGATATTCATATAAATGAACCTATCCACCTTTTTGAACACTATTTTGAAGGCATAAAGTCTTTAGGTACTTTTTTTGAAACAGATGGTGGAGTTTTAGTTAGAAAAGAGAGTGTTAATAAATTAAAAGAGAATAAAAAATTTAAAATAACAACACCTGAAGCAAATGAAATTACAAATAGAATTGGTTTTGAAATTTTAAATAGATATGCAAAAAAAGAAGGTTTTGAATTAGACAGAAAAAATATTGAATTTGTACAAAAAGATTTTTGGCATATAAATAACCTAAAAGAAGATGAAACTTTAGATGCTGCTTGGTTATGCTTTTACAATTTTGAAGCAATTGAAGCTAGTTATGAAGGTTTTGAGTTTTTATTTATAGATCAAAAGCTTTCACCTTATCCTAATTTTTCTGCTTTAGAACTAATTTCTACAAATGAGACTTTTGAAAAAAAATTTAGAGAATTAAATATTTTTATGAAAGTTACAAAAGATATGATGCAAAGACTTCAAGATGTAGACTTTGCAAAAGATGTTTATTATAAATTTACAGAGGAAAACAAATCTGAACTTATGGATAAAATTATTGAAGATACAATTACAAGATTTAATGAAAATTTTGCACCAAGTGATTACCAATGGAAAAATCTATATTCATTTTTAGAAGAGTTAAATATTATAAAACTAACTAAGAAAAAATATGAATCAATTTGGTACCATAACTAA
- a CDS encoding putative DNA modification/repair radical SAM protein yields the protein MKKDIYEKMQILADSAKYDVSCSSSGSDNNYKTGELGATHNSGICHTFTADGRCVSLLKVLLTNFCIYDCAYCINKKSNDIKRAAFSPRELADVTINFYKRNYIEGLFLSSGIIQSEDNTMNMILRTLKILRYEYHFNGYIHVKLIPGADEKLIEQVVNLANRVSSNIELPSDNSLKLLAPNKTKEKVLQPLKYARDISLEKDTKPIGMSTQLIVGASPESDKDILKLSSVLYDKALLKRVYYSAYIPVNDDKNLPAIINKPPLLREHRLYQADWLLRFYDFSYDEIVNDEFPNLDEEVDPKTSWALLNLQYFPMEINKASKEELLRIPGIGVRGVFKILKARRFKSLDFEDLKKLKISLKRAKYFITCKGKNKIKTPFYKEDIRQAIIAPPKKKIIQPSLFDINYSHITGEL from the coding sequence ATGAAAAAAGATATTTATGAAAAGATGCAAATCTTGGCAGATAGTGCAAAATATGACGTCAGTTGTAGTTCTAGTGGAAGTGATAATAACTATAAAACTGGAGAATTAGGAGCTACACATAATAGTGGTATCTGTCATACTTTTACAGCTGATGGAAGATGCGTTTCCCTTTTAAAAGTCTTACTTACAAATTTTTGTATTTATGACTGTGCTTATTGTATAAATAAAAAAAGTAATGACATAAAAAGAGCAGCTTTTTCACCTAGAGAACTTGCTGATGTTACAATAAACTTTTATAAAAGAAATTATATAGAAGGTCTTTTTTTAAGTTCTGGAATAATTCAAAGTGAAGACAATACTATGAATATGATATTAAGAACTTTAAAGATTTTAAGATATGAATACCACTTTAACGGATATATCCATGTAAAATTGATTCCTGGAGCAGATGAAAAATTAATAGAACAAGTAGTAAATTTAGCAAATAGAGTTAGCTCAAATATTGAACTGCCTAGTGATAACTCCTTAAAACTACTTGCTCCAAATAAAACAAAGGAAAAGGTTTTACAACCTCTAAAGTATGCAAGAGATATTAGCTTAGAAAAAGATACAAAACCAATAGGAATGAGTACCCAATTAATAGTTGGAGCAAGTCCTGAAAGTGATAAAGATATTTTAAAATTAAGTTCTGTGTTATATGACAAAGCACTTTTAAAAAGAGTCTATTATAGTGCATATATTCCAGTGAATGATGATAAAAACCTTCCAGCAATAATAAACAAACCACCACTATTAAGAGAACACAGACTTTATCAAGCTGATTGGCTTTTAAGATTTTATGATTTTTCTTATGATGAAATTGTAAATGATGAGTTTCCAAATCTTGATGAAGAAGTTGACCCTAAAACTTCATGGGCACTTTTAAACTTACAATACTTCCCAATGGAAATAAATAAAGCAAGTAAAGAGGAACTTCTTAGAATTCCTGGAATCGGCGTAAGAGGAGTATTTAAAATATTAAAAGCTAGACGTTTTAAATCTTTAGATTTTGAGGATTTAAAAAAACTTAAAATATCACTAAAAAGAGCAAAGTATTTTATAACTTGTAAAGGTAAGAATAAAATTAAAACTCCTTTTTATAAAGAAGATATAAGACAAGCAATAATTGCACCACCAAAAAAGAAAATAATACAACCTTCACTATTTGATATAAACTATAGTCATATTACAGGTGAACTATGA